CACGCAAGTCCGGGTGCTGGTCACGGTGGAATGTGTCGGCGGGCTCTTTGCCGAGGTCGGCGGCGAACCCCCGAATCGCCAGGTTCATCGCCACCAGACGCCATGTGGTCGGATTGGCTTCCTGGCCGTAAATGCTGATATCGTCCGCACGCCCGCCATGGGATTCGATGAACTTTTCGCTCTGCACAAACATGCCACCCGAGCCGCAACACGGGTCATAGACCCGCCCTTGGTGCGGAGCCAGCACTTCAACCAAGACGCGCACCACTGACGCTGGCGTATAGAACTGCCCTCCCTTTTTACCTTCGGCGGTTGCGAACTGCCCGAGGAAGTATTCGTACACCTCGCCCAACAGGTCTTTCGCGTGGTGGCCTTCACCAAAGCCAATCTTGGAAATCAGGTCGACCAGCTCGCCGAGCTTGCCGGGTTCGAGCTGCGTACGGCCGAAACGTTTATCGAGAATGCCTTTCAGGCGTGGGTTATCGGCTTCGATGGCTTCAAGCGCGGCATCTATACGCACGCCAATGTCGGCCTGCTTCGCCTGCGCACGCAGCGTCTCCCACCGTGCCGCCGCAGGCACCCAGAAGACGTTTGCCATCGTGTAATAGTCACGCTCTTCGAGAGCCTCGGCGTGGTCCCCTGCGTGGGGCAAATAGAGGTCGTCGCCCTCGTCTGCGAATGCTGCGGCGAGCTGCCCACGGCGCTCATCAAACGCATCTGAAATGTACTTGAGGAAAATCAAGCCGAGGACAATGTGTTTGTACTCTGCGGCATCCATGGAAGCGCGCAGCTTGTCGGCTGCTGCCCAAAGGGTCTTTTTTAGGTCTTGGTTCATTTGACGCCGAATGACGGAGCAAAAGTAAGATGATACTCGCGCCGACCAAGAATCCGGCCCACGCCGTTCGGTGGTGGCATCGAAACGTCGGGCGGGGGCGACAGCCTTTTTCGAGTCAGGCCGAGACACATTCGAAGTTGTCGCAGCGCAACATTCGACCTGGGCGGCTGCCCGGACTGGGCGAGCGTGTATCGAAATTGAGGTTCTTGATAGTGAAAGCGAGGAGATGTTGGTTGCTTCCTGTGAATCGGTAAGGTAGCGCCTCGTTAATCGTCAATCAGGACTGCACCTCCTCAACCTGCTTTCTCAACCGACCGGCTCTCGGTTCCACGCGTTCGGAGGGTTTGGCCTGGTGCACAATTCGGTTGCGGCGCATTTTTGCATCTCGCGATGCGCGCACTGCAGAACCCGAGTGGATATATAGCCGCATGGACTTTCTCTGTGGCGGGCAGCGCATCGTGCGCTGGATGGAAGTTGACGCCGTCGCCTCTGGCTATCGCACGCTGGTCCTCGAAACGCGCGCAGTCAACTAGGGAGCAATCCGCTCCTATGAGCGGAACGGCTTTATCCGGAGTCTGCCGGCATTGCGCGGACGCACGCTATATCCAGAAGTCCATCGCAAGCCATTAGACCGGTCCAGTAGTCGCTAAGTCGCCACTGAGGGAAAATCGCACCTGGTCTCACTGCCGCCTACGCTATGGAACGTTCGATGCTCGGAACGCAATCATTTGCAGAACGGCCGCTGCGATGGATGCGACAAACTATCTGTACCCAAAGACGTACATCACGCAAGGGCTGCATGCCCTCTGTGTGTGCATTCGGGAATGCGAGCGTTTCGGAAGGAGAAGAAATCGAACTGAACTTCGAACCCGAAATTTACGCGCTCCTGCGGGCGCTGGAGCTACTTGGGGTGGACACCGGGGGCCCCATTTCCTACAGTCGTCCAGACCGCCCCCCTCCACTTGCCTAAATCAGGCTTGCAACCGGGGAGAGCGACCGCAGCGCAGGAGCGTGGCCTGCGCTGTTGAACGGGCCATTGTGGATACGGCTGACTGACGACAACGCCATCATCGCGCGGTCAACCGCCAGAGCAGGCGGAGCGCACTCCTTTTGAGCGAGGTTGACAGCACTCTTCATAGCTCTGGAAAGGAAATGAACGAGCACATTCGTATTCTAGGAGCGCCATCGGCCCTTCCAGGGATTCATGTCCTTGATTCCCACGTGTTCGCCTACATTCACCGACCCTGCCAAATCAAGAATAGACAGGGTTTTGGCGCGCACGATGACGTCGCCGTCCGGCATCACGTGCCACGCGAGGCGGGTACCCGGTTCGGCGCGAAGCGCTGCTCTCACTTCTGCAGGGACAGTGGTCTGTCCTTTGGATGTCATCGTCGATTCGGGCACAGTTTTCTCCTTACGTTTTCGCAATTCCAAGGCGACATCGCAATTACGCCCAACACCGAGCGTCCCCAGTCAGCCAAGTCTGGAGCCGTCGCAGCCGAACCGGCCGGGCAGACACGCTTGAGTCTAGCGAGAACTGCCCAACAGTGTCGGACAAGAAAGAAAAAAGCCCTAAGACCTTGGCGCGCGGCTTGCGTTTAATCGGTCCGGAGGGCGGCCCCCATGAAAATCACCCAGTTCTTCCAATACGCGGAGCGCGAAGCTGACCTTGTCGAGGCTCCTCTGCCAGCGCGGCGCGGCATAACCGTCCGTCGCGGTATGGTTATTCCGGGACTCGTCGAACGCTCATCACGTTGGCCGATGGATAGTGAGAAGGAATCGCAGCGCGCGGGCAAACTTTTACAATCGCGCGAACGTGCCGACGCGGTGTCGCGGCGCGCGCTCACCCGACTTTCGCGCGACGATGACGCGCCCCGGCTGGGCGATTGAGATGAGTCGCTGGAGCGGTTCACGGGCCACGCGAGTCCCGGTACCACCGGCGGCACCGGGAGAAATGCCGCTTTTAATTGAGCCGCAACTCGCAACGCTGGTCGAGCGCCATCCGACGAATGGAGACTGGTCATACGAAATCAAGTTCGACGGCTATCGAATGCTGTCGCGAATCGAGAACGGTGACGTCAAATTCATCACGCGTAACGGGCATGATTGGACTTCACGGATGCCGCGCCTGCGCGAAGCTCTGGGGGCGCTTCCGGCTGACAGCGCTTGGTTGGACGGTGAAGCGGTTGTATTGGATGCAACCGGCAAGCCGGATTTCAACTCGTTGCAGAACGCCTTTGACCGTCGCAGTACGTCGGACATCATTCTTTTTTTCTTCGACGTTTTGTGGCTGAACGGTGTCGATGTCCGCGAGCGACCACTTCGCGAACGTCGCGCGCTGCTTCGCGAACTCCTGCACGAAGCCGAGGGGCCGCTACTCCGCTTCTCAGAGGACTTTGCGGAGGACCCAGGGTCGCTCGTCGCGTCTGCCTGCAAGATGCAACTGGAGGGCATTATCGGGAAACGCGCGGACGCGCCGTACCGTTCCGGCCGGTCTACAGACTGGATAAAGCTCAAGTGCAACTTGCGACAGGAGTTCGTCGTCGGCGGCTTTTCGCGCGTTAAAGGCGCGAAATCGGGCGTTCGCTCTCTCCTACTGGGCGTGTACGAAAACGACGGCTCGCTGCGGTATGCAGGTCATGTCGCACCGCATCTGTCAACCGGCCAAGCCACAAGGTTCGCCAAACGCGCGGCTGCAATTACGGCAGCGAAGCCGACCTTCTATAACGCCCCGCAGGCCGAGCGCGACCGCGAGTTCTACTGGCTGAAGCCGGACATCGTCGCCGAGGTCTCGTTTCTCGAATGGACTCCATCCGGTGAAGTGAGACATCCGGTATTCCATGCTCTACGAGACGACAAGCCAGCGCGTGCTGTCACAGAAGAAAAAGTCGTTAGTGACCCGGCAAATGGCATTGTTGGTTCGACGCGCGAAAGACCCGGTCCGCGTGGGACTGTACTTATCCGCGACGTCAAAATCTCGAATCCGCAACGAGTGATGGACGACGTCTCCAAGCAGACGAAGCTGAGCATCGTCCGTTACTACGACGCTATAGCGGAGTGGGCATTGCCATACCTTCATTGCCGGCCGCTGACGCTGGTGCGCGCGCCAGACGGCATCCATGGTGAGCTGTTCTTTCAGAAGCATAGTGAGCGGGCACGCATTCCTGGCGTCGAGGAGCTTCCCACCTCCGTCTACCCAAACCACGCACCACTTCTGGTTGCGAATACCGCAGAGGCGCTTGTCGGTCTCGCCCAGATGAGTGTTGTCGAAATTCACTCGTGGAACGGCGTTGCGCCCGACCTGGCACACCCTGACCGCGTCATATTCGACCTTGACCCGGACCCCGCACTTCCGTGGTCAGCGATGCTCGAGGCCGCAATGCTCGTTAAGGTCGTGC
Above is a window of Paraburkholderia sprentiae WSM5005 DNA encoding:
- the ligD gene encoding DNA ligase D, translating into MSRWSGSRATRVPVPPAAPGEMPLLIEPQLATLVERHPTNGDWSYEIKFDGYRMLSRIENGDVKFITRNGHDWTSRMPRLREALGALPADSAWLDGEAVVLDATGKPDFNSLQNAFDRRSTSDIILFFFDVLWLNGVDVRERPLRERRALLRELLHEAEGPLLRFSEDFAEDPGSLVASACKMQLEGIIGKRADAPYRSGRSTDWIKLKCNLRQEFVVGGFSRVKGAKSGVRSLLLGVYENDGSLRYAGHVAPHLSTGQATRFAKRAAAITAAKPTFYNAPQAERDREFYWLKPDIVAEVSFLEWTPSGEVRHPVFHALRDDKPARAVTEEKVVSDPANGIVGSTRERPGPRGTVLIRDVKISNPQRVMDDVSKQTKLSIVRYYDAIAEWALPYLHCRPLTLVRAPDGIHGELFFQKHSERARIPGVEELPTSVYPNHAPLLVANTAEALVGLAQMSVVEIHSWNGVAPDLAHPDRVIFDLDPDPALPWSAMLEAAMLVKVVLDEIGLRSFVKTSGGKGFHIVVPLTRRQGWDEVKAFARAVAQHMTRVVPQRFSAVLGPKNRVGKIFIDYLRNGRSASTVAAFSVRARPGLAVSMPISWDELNDVKSGDQWTMAAAIARQRSLREDPWKGYWRTQQGITVAMRRTLGMKR
- a CDS encoding AbrB/MazE/SpoVT family DNA-binding domain-containing protein, producing the protein MPESTMTSKGQTTVPAEVRAALRAEPGTRLAWHVMPDGDVIVRAKTLSILDLAGSVNVGEHVGIKDMNPWKGRWRS
- a CDS encoding type I restriction-modification system subunit M, which translates into the protein MNQDLKKTLWAAADKLRASMDAAEYKHIVLGLIFLKYISDAFDERRGQLAAAFADEGDDLYLPHAGDHAEALEERDYYTMANVFWVPAAARWETLRAQAKQADIGVRIDAALEAIEADNPRLKGILDKRFGRTQLEPGKLGELVDLISKIGFGEGHHAKDLLGEVYEYFLGQFATAEGKKGGQFYTPASVVRVLVEVLAPHQGRVYDPCCGSGGMFVQSEKFIESHGGRADDISIYGQEANPTTWRLVAMNLAIRGFAADLGKEPADTFHRDQHPDLRADYVLANPPFNISDWGGERLADDRRWTHGTPQAGNANYAWLQHILHHLSPRGQAGVVLANGSMSSNQNNEGEIRRAMVAADVVDVMVALPPQLFLNTQIPACLWFLAKDKTGVAVVGAKPSRDRRGEVLFIDARKLGRMESRVVRVFDDEDIAKIASTVHRWRADGEDGAEELYADVPGFCRAVSLVEIAEHGYVLTPGRYVGAEGIEDDDEAFSEKMDYLTAKLAEQMVKGAELDALIRKQLEGLGYGA